The Maylandia zebra isolate NMK-2024a linkage group LG4, Mzebra_GT3a, whole genome shotgun sequence genome segment GTTGGGACAGAAAGCCTGTAAAAAGCACTCAGCTTCCAGTCATGTCCAACATACCTTGTATCCTCTCCAGAAAGCCTGGATGAGCAGAGCAGCCTCGCACTCAGTGAGCCGCAGAAACAGAGGAGTGGGCGGCCTGGGACTGGAGGATGGAAGgaaatggaaaagaaagagTGATGAGACAAGAAAGGAGAGCGTACatggagtttgtgtgtgtgtgtgtcatagcTTATAGTTGCTTTGTGCTATAAACCATAGATGTCAAACATATTTTACATCGTGGGCCCATTACATCCCACTTTGATTTTAAAGTGGGCCAAACCAGTGAAACGTGGTGTTGTAAGATTGGCCATGGGGGAGCTCTTTATCATGCTGCAAAACGTTGGAAGATAGAATTAAAAGTCCTAAATTTATGCTCACCTTCACATTTTCTAGAATTGCCCATTGGGCCAGATTGAAGTCTTTGGAGGGCTGATTCTGGCCCTCGGGCCTTATGTTGGACACCTCTGCTACAGACACTGGATTAAAAACTGTACACTGTATGTTTTTGTACAATAACTTCAGTACATGTTATGAAAATTTCACGTTATTTTACAAATACTAAAGCTAAGAATATTCCCTTGAAATGTTTATTCTATTTTAGTCAGTTTTGCAACTCctagcatttttattttattctcgtttactaaaatgttttttcacaccCAGTTTTAGTTTCGTCTTTGTTAGCTATAATAACCATGGTGTGCAAACTGAAGAGATACTCACTGCATCCCAAGCCAGTCCTTGACAAAGGGGATGTCATGAAAGCTCACTGGTTCCTGTCCACTCCTGCGAGGGTTATGGCTGAGGAAGGATGAAAAACGTGAAACGTGCAGTGTTTCACATACACAGCACtttcaatgtgacatcagagaGAATCTATGTGGTGAGGTGAGGGTAGTACTACAGAGTGCAGAGTGAGGTGTGTGTAGGAGGACTCTTACTTGTAGAGCCACTCAGTCAGAAAGTCACATGGGTTAAACGCTGTTATTTTCCtctgaaataaaaaagagaCTGCCCTACATTCAGCATCTCCCTTGACTATAAAGCAGCAAAATGTACAAGCGTTAAAACAACAAAGCTCCCATTTTGGTGTCTGTAAGCACTGAATTGTTTTTTAGATCCCTCTACTGGCTAATTATTCCTGTACAGCATTTAAATTGATCAGACTACCGCCCAATGTCAGGTTCATGGCACAGATGCACTAAACTAATTActcttaaatattaaaatattattgttgttatccgTGAACTTTCAAATTTACCATTTTcctaaagaaaagcagaaaaaaaccaataaaattaattattagCTTTTGATTAAGATGTCAAATTATGGTTATTTACttcctgaacagaaaaaaaaaatattttagtggTTGATTTTTATCCTTGATTAATTTCTGATTTCTCAGAGGTCCAATTGTAGGATTACAATTGATTTTTATTAAAGACACTTAGACCTTAAAGCAGCCATTTTTCTGGGCTTCTCTTAGCAAAGCCTCCAGTCCAGGTACCAACACTGGAAACACTTTCTTCTCCAAGAAACGCGTGACAGGATCTGACACAAGCACAACATTTTAAAGACAGAATTATAATGATGGCAAATATGTATTAATACTTACAGTTTCACATTACAGGGAGAGCAGCTATGTATCTTACTTTCAGGGACTTGGGGAAAAGGTGTAGTTTCAGCAGTTGGGGGGCGATTCTGCCGTGAAGGATGAGGTCCTTCTAATGCAGAGTATCCAGGGAGAGCACAGCAAACATCGGGCTCATCCATAAGTACCTAACCAAAGCAATCATTCAACTTTCATGAACAATTTAGACTTcaaaaatagtttaaaaaataatttattttatagttttctGTTATAAACCATATAAAAATGGAGGAGCTATTTTGCACTTCAAGCAATATTTATAAATCCCCATCAGTTAGGTTCACATTTTGTCTCAGGGCAGCTGTAATTTACACATCACATGTATGTGTTAGGGTTTTGCGCATGACGGAGAATGCATTTGAATACCCAGCTGGCCCAGTTATCTCAAACGAGGCTGACACAGGATCCAGATTAAATCCCACAGATTTGTATTTGCACACATCACGTCGTCTGTGTGTACTTACGCTGTGCCGGGAGAGCTGGGTGCTCACAGAGCTGGCCTCTGTCCACGCAGGGCTGGGACCGCTGTGCTGTTCGGCCTCAAACTCTACAAAGACACAGTGAACACGTGaacctttgtttttctgtttcaccACAGGGACAAACACATCAGGCCGTACCTTCACACATTTTCTGCAAAAATGATTTCTTAGTACAGATGATCTCTGCCATTATCTATGTTAACTCAAGCGGTTGCCATGGAGTCACCGGTAGGTGTGCTCACGTGACTTCCGGTGTAAACAAGTCCGACACAGCGCTTCAGTAATCGATGAAAATATACTGAAACGATGCAATGCATAGAAAATAAACCGAGTCGGGGAGGGGGGTTGGCCCTAAAATGCTACTGCTGCTTTTGTGGTTCTCATATCTTTGTTTTAAACTTTCAGCTGTTGCAAAATTAGGAAAATGACTTCTAGTTTCCATGTAACCACTGGAGGGCAGCAGATAACTACATACATGTATCGATCATATAACTCTTAGATTAATGATAGGAGTTAAGGAGAAATAATCCTATAAAGGCGTATTTACCTAACAATACTGCGAGACTCAGAAAGAAATAGTTCAGCAAAGACACACTGAATAATGGCAGTCACTAAAGAGTATGccgtgttttttagtttgtttcctAACAATAATAAAGGAGTCAACGTgcgtaaaaaaaagaagaagactgtTTTTGAATAATAAAGTACTATGCAAGTTTTGAGAGACCACTCATTTCTATAAATCTTGCTTCCAAGGAGACAGACTTTCTTGTACAGGTTATCAGAAAGactttcaaagcttttctttagacactggctgctttttcactaaaCACAGACCTATGATTCATTCACAACCCTAACTCCAGGGATGAACCAGAGCTGTGCCTACAGTTGATTctaaaaaaaatgccaaagataacacagctTAGCATTTTTGCACCAGCAAGGTGACTCCCAAAGAGCAACTGGCCAAAACTTTCTATCTGTAAAATACAGATAGTATTTGGGGTCAGTTTCAGCCAATGATGTTGaagatcttgtcaaaactgatggaattatgaatgcagaaaagtacaaTCCGATTTTGATCTAcaatgcaataccatctggaaaaaacttggcagcagcttcatttttcagcatgacaatgatccagaacacactgccaatgcagtacaAGCGTACTTGGatggacaaaaaaaacccccaaaaaaacaaagacacacaatgaaacactatcagtcatggattggcctccccagagcccaacattattgaagcagtgtgggatcatgtcAATAgataacagaacaaaaggcagccaacatccaaagaaaagctttgaatgtccttaaagaagcctggagaattattcctgaagactgATTAAACAAAATTACAAGAAACCTTGGCTCAGAGAGAtcaggtggtcataccaaatattgacgttcaagctcattagaactGTGCAAACTCTATTTTTGCATTTCATGCATTTCTAATTTTCCTCTTAAAATATGAAGAGATGAGCAGTAAAGACTTTTGTACGTGATTATATATGCCTCAAAAGTATTAAGGTAAAACACATGCATATTATTTTTGGTTAACTCAGAATTACTCAGGCCTGTTGATCCTCAGATTTTTGCTTGTAGATGCTCCTGCTAAATGATGATGTAAAAgatcaaacaaacaacaacatattCACTTAACCGTTTCCGCTGTGAATATAAACGAGGAAAAGTTAGAGCTCATCATAGTAATTTTTAGCCatgatgtatttatttcttCAAAATTAAAGTCTTTATTGGAATATAATCCAAAGCAGTTAAGTCATCTCATGACTGAACAAAAATAGCcatttatctttaaaaaaacaaaacaaacaaacaaacaaacaaaagaactaAGATGGTTCCAAAATGCACTGAACAGCTTTTAACAAAATATACATTGCAGGAAGTCTTACCTTGCAGCCACTAATTGACTTGTTAATAAATAAGATTGTGaacaaaagtcttttttttttcctttttacacaTAACAATTTAGACTTTCCCGTATTTTGAACCAAAATTGATGAGAGAACCCTTAATTTTAAAGAAATTGTGAAGACCCGTGCCACAAACATTTGTCTAACAAGTTCTTGCAGAGCACCCTCTAAAATGAACACccccaaaaatcaaatcaaagaaGTAAAACACCACGAGTAACAGAAGAAATAATAGTAGTACAATTATAATGACAGGATGTTGGTTTTTTATAAAGCAACACTGATAAAAGGAGATATTATAAAGGATCAGCTATcaacaataaaatatacagattaCATTCCTTCAGGGTTTTCAGAATAGTGGGAGCTCATGTGAGGAGGACGATTAACTGAGCTAGAGGGAGACAGTGAACCTCTTCTtgatagaagcagaacagaaaaaGCGAAATTATTGACAGGAGTAGTTCAACATTGGTAATTTCATGGTGTAAAAACTACGAGTCTCTACATAATGAGACGTATAGTGAGTATCCTCCTAATACTTTAGTCACATAGAGCTCAGGTCAGTGGTTTTATAATGTTGCTGTGTAGTTAAAGGAAACTTGCATCAAAGCCGCCGCTTCAGAAAACATTCAGCGCTTATCCATAGGCAGCATGTTCAgttccaaaataaaagtcttaGTTATGGCTATATGGAAGCATGAAGCCAAGATTAGAATGTAGTGGATATAACGCGTCGAGTGCAGACTGCCCAAAACAGTTCTGTAGGAGTCACTGTGGAGACATGACAACAAATTGAAGTGACATGCCTGGATATCATCTCAGGCAAAGGTGCAGTGGTCTTCATCCTGAAAATAGTACTCTGatgtgaaacattaaaaaataaaagttaaacagAGATAAGAAGAAAAATCAGACAGATACGGTGTGTGAAGAATTGGTGGAGATGAGTCTGTAACCCCGCCCCCCTCCTTATGTCAAGCATCCACCTTCTTGTCGAAGGTGTTGAGGAGGGACTGGTGGGTTTGTTGGCTCCCACGAGCCTTGGTGCCCTCAGGGGTGGGGGCTGATTCAGTGCAAGAGGCCTTGAAAAGGGTAGCAGTGGGACTTAGCTTCTTCTGTGGTTCAAATTCTCCCAATCTTTAACAGTCTTCATCCAAACTTTTCTGTGATTCTTTCAAAATTACGCAAAAAACTACGTTCATGACTCGGTCTGAGCACAATGCTTTAAACAATCCACATCTTCTttgcttttcatacaaaaacatCCACAAACTTCCTGCAGAGTCCCTTCAGTTTTACGGGTTTAAGTCAGTGAGAGCTATGTACAGATGGGGTGGTGCATCATATATAAGTGAGTATGGTTGTGGTGGTGGTTGGTTCAGTGAGGTCTAGGTTCTCCGTGGACTCTGAAGCGGTACAGGCAGGTGTATTCGGGGTGACCCCAGTTGGACAACACCCTCACTTCGATTATCTGGAACGTCTTGTCATTCTCctcctgaggggaaaaaaagtggaaGATTTCAGGAACTGCTGACAAACATTGAGgtgattattattactatttttacatttctaatCATGTTAAGAAGTGCCTCTAAAGTTACCATAACCGGGAAGATCTGCAGTGACTCCCCATCGTCCTGGTATGTGTAGTGTCCCAGCAGCTTTCCCTCTTCTTGGTACTCATCATCTAGACCCTGAACACAAACAAGCAGCCTGTGATCACCTGGGATGTTTGCTTTAGAGTAGAAGGTGTCTCATTACATGGTTTTCGTTGGTGTGTTTCTTACAAAGACGGTGAAGTTGCGTGGGGCGCTGGTGATGTTTCCAGTTGGGGAGAGGGTCTTGGGGATGTGCTCCACAGCAAAGGATGTGGGCAGGATCCTCAGGGACAGCCGGATCACCAGATAGCCCTGAGAGCCTTTAAACGCCCAGCAGTTTCCAGGATACACATCAGGCTAGTGGAGGAGTGAGAGAGACTGGCTTTTAGATCAGCAGATTCTATCTATTTACTTGTTATATTTGGTGCAACGCAACTTTATTCAGCTCATGGCGAGGCTCACCTGAATGACAACACGTGGAGACTGGGAGAAGTACCAGAGTGGCAGGCCAAACAGACTCATGAGGGCCGTCTTGGTTTCATAGGTCTCAGAGCAGCGGGTACTGAGGATGCTGCCaccttaacacacacacacacacacacaatcagaaATTATACTAAACCGGAAGTTTTCGTTCTCAAgtccacaaaaaaaaatcattaatattaaaatacaccatacacagtgctgtgaaaaacctAAACCTTTCCAAACCTTGCTGTCAGTTCCTAACAGTTTTTCAGACAGCGTGGAGCTTATTGCAATAAAAattgtacttttaaaaaaatgtcttgcTACTTTGCTTTAAGGCAAACTAGTGGTAGCGGTAACAATTATTTCAGACATGTCTGAGCTCATTTATGGAACTGATCACAACTTAATATACTGGCATGTTGCAAtcctgggttaaaaaaaaaaaaggagatgcCAGTCATTCACATTAAGGAGGCAATGTGTGGCGAGACAACAGGATGAATTTATTGCAGCAATCACCAGCAAACTGTGATGCTCTCTGCAAACTAGTTGCCCGGGGGAACTCTCCAACCACTGATGTTACGTGAACTTTAAATCTTTGCACAGTGTGTGAGCGACTCAGTCATGGCGATACCGCTTTTAACAGTTAGAACATCAACACAACACCAGGACTGCTTTTACTGATCGCCATTACTTCTATGCAACTAGAGCATTACAATTAAATAATGTGCATTTTTCTTCTATGAACGTGTTACAATGTTTCAGTGCACACACACGCTGAAGTCACCGGCCCATATAGGTCAACACTCTGCTTAGTGGCACATTTCACAATGGAGATTTTGGCATTAATACCCTGGTGTCCTTGAGCTTGCTAATGCCTGCACTCGTATTGCATAAGAGACGTGTTGCAATTAAATATAATGTGATTTATGCAGCGTTCAGATTTTACAGTGTACTTTACCTTGCAACCTAAAGTTTTTATAAGAGTAGTCATGTACCAAACATCAGTTTGTTGATACATTACTGCACAGACGTGAGTTATGTAATAACCAGCCTGATGAGCCGCACTGGCTTAGCTACTGACTTGTGTAAAGGATGGAAAGATTTCCTCCTTCTTACCTCCAGACTCCAGGGCATAGTCCACCTGGCCTGTCCGATCCTGGGAGTAGAGCTTCAGAGCATTCTGCACAATCAGCTTCACTTGCTAATAAGAAGCAGAGATAAAAATGACATGTGagcctaaaaaaacaaaacaaaaaaaacattgcaaAGTAACAGTCTTCAAGACTGAGCTCAACTAGGATTATGTAAATGCAACTGATGATGCTGATGGTAAGTGTGCACACATTACCTCTTCTGTCAGTCCCTCGGCAGCAGAAGCGTGCCGGACAGTTCCGGTTACTGTCTGAACAATGCTCTTGGCTTTGGACTCAGCCTCAACCACCGTCTGGGTCCTGCTGACCTCCAGCTGCTGGGATATGTTTCTCAGGATGCTAAGCTCCAGTGAGGCCAGAGAAGCCTGCAGGTCAGGCGTGCTCACGTAGCGCTGGGACAGCCAGTGGATCAGAGACTCGGGCACCTTGCCCTGCTCCTCTCCGGAAGCACCAACACCAAAGAACAGAGCCTGCAACTCCTTACGCAGCTGAGAGGACACCTGGGCTGATATCTGGGAGCGGGACGGGGACAATTTTAAAAACTCATACAAGAGGATTCACAGAACAAGCAGGCTAAGCTTTTATTGTcttacaaaaccaaacaaaagtcaatatttgactTACAGTGTCTTGCAGCGTGTCCAGCTGCTCACACCTGCCCTTGCATCCTGCAACGCCCTGCAGGTCCTGTCTGATTTTACTCAGCTCTACCTCAAGTCTCTGTACTTCTGTTAGCAGAGCGTCATGGTCCTCCTGCTTCACGCCCACACTGATCGGGAGACAGAAACTCAAAATGTaaacagcacaaacaacaaaataaagggaaaaaagtggactgtaaggtttatttattctccttttttttcttgtacctCACAGGAGCCGTGTCTGCAGCTGAAGTGAcagcttctttctctcttttcttcttctcatgttcatactgctgctgcttctgctgcacCTCCTGCCGCACACATATAAAACAGTTATGGAAGCagtgaagaaaatataaaaacaggaGGATTCGGTtagcatatttaaaaaactgcaaGTGACAAGATACATACTGGATACTATTTTTTCAAGGAGGACATGTGATTTTGTCCTGTTGGCTTTCACAGTGAGAAAGTGCAAGTTTAAATATTTCACGTTGCACCACTGTTCCCTTTATACAGACTTAACACCAGGGCTGCATTCTTACCAGCTTGGCTGTCTAACCCATTTTTCCAACACTATACAAATATTATAGTATTTTAACTGTTTGGCACTTAGTGTTTAATGCTCTTTTATAAGTTCTCAGTGGCAAAGCAGTAAACCTGCAGTACATACCTCAGTCTTGGCAGACAGAGCTTTGAGCAGTAACTCTAAATCAGCCAGTCGTGCTGCCTGACTCTCttgctgttgtttttgcagCTCTGCAccctgcaaaaaaataaaatgaaaaaatgtaacTCTTGTAACTCTGTTCTTGAGCTTTCAGCACTAACTTGCGTTTTTGGCACTGTGTCATCCACCTACCTGCGCtctctgtgtgttctcctgctcCAGCTCTCCTCGCAGCACACCGATTCTCTGGTCCAGCAAGGAGGCCACCCACAGTCCTAGGCTGTCCCTGTCAGTCTGCGTATGGAGCTGCTCCCTCAGGGTGCTGTAGAGACCCAAAATGTTATCATGGCGCTGCTCCTGCTTCTGGTTACCCTGCTGGACTCGCTCCCAAAGCAGGGCTAGCTGACGCTCGACGCGTTCAAGACGCTCCATGTCCACACTGGAGACTGCCACAGGGGGAAGGACTGGCTGAGGAGGGAAATAAATCAATGAACATCAATCAGTGATTATAATCATGTTGTAGtgacatgtgtgtatgtgtatatatatatatatatatatatatatatatatatatatatatatatatatattcattcattctccCTTACCG includes the following:
- the iqck gene encoding IQ domain-containing protein K isoform X1 encodes the protein MAEIICTKKSFLQKMCEEFEAEQHSGPSPAWTEASSVSTQLSRHSVLMDEPDVCCALPGYSALEGPHPSRQNRPPTAETTPFPQVPENPVTRFLEKKVFPVLVPGLEALLREAQKNGCFKRKITAFNPCDFLTEWLYNHNPRRSGQEPVSFHDIPFVKDWLGMHPRPPTPLFLRLTECEAALLIQAFWRGYKIRAQPDVQEMRQWQKKLRETRDIGKTVKQFWAKQERRVGSAMTDLPESPQPGNNVSIQVVSPTPQSTAVHTPTTHMSPQPGEWLRPSLHVKEEVASTCLTNFLSVSNKLIAGSPSLLGTHNLSYPGGTW
- the sun1b gene encoding SUN domain-containing protein 1 isoform X5, which produces MEEESKQRSLNMDFSQLHTYTPPQCAPENTGYTYSLSSSYSTAALEFEKEHQIAPVYESPRMSRRSLRLQTSASHYGNENLADYSQNHHSSSSSSSYTNTSTRRETRTLRSRKQQSSSNSLSLSLSQAATPRKTLAFSAASTPINSSSSLQQSSTASDAAQITAIVEQPHLRQRTVTTTTTTYVDGHWGQTPSHSLSSVNGDASTSKSHAALSNGYICRDCSVHSQKTDSFVTQSASSLLSSSSSSTFQAAEPSTDALSSTSSPFTSIYSRDRSRRNKTAHSSYCGSMNVKDLVTEDASHLNLNGSLCDDCKGKQVSETHTVLLKQSSRSRRLAGALWSVLVYAGHCLLQPGYCVMRAGKALGSGVGTAAQRVLSLFWMLLAAPVKAGKGLLWFLATGWYQLVSLMSLLNVFFLTRCLPKLWKLLLLLLPLLLLLALWLWGPSTAALFAYLPAINLTEWRPASPFTFLSNLVPVPASVPGPAPEAPMEQTPATPVSQVSPVLPPVAVSSVDMERLERVERQLALLWERVQQGNQKQEQRHDNILGLYSTLREQLHTQTDRDSLGLWVASLLDQRIGVLRGELEQENTQRAQGAELQKQQQESQAARLADLELLLKALSAKTEEVQQKQQQYEHEKKKREKEAVTSAADTAPVSVGVKQEDHDALLTEVQRLEVELSKIRQDLQGVAGCKGRCEQLDTLQDTISAQVSSQLRKELQALFFGVGASGEEQGKVPESLIHWLSQRYVSTPDLQASLASLELSILRNISQQLEVSRTQTVVEAESKAKSIVQTVTGTVRHASAAEGLTEEQVKLIVQNALKLYSQDRTGQVDYALESGGGSILSTRCSETYETKTALMSLFGLPLWYFSQSPRVVIQPDVYPGNCWAFKGSQGYLVIRLSLRILPTSFAVEHIPKTLSPTGNITSAPRNFTVFGLDDEYQEEGKLLGHYTYQDDGESLQIFPVMEENDKTFQIIEVRVLSNWGHPEYTCLYRFRVHGEPRPH
- the iqck gene encoding IQ domain-containing protein K isoform X2, with the translated sequence MAEIICTKKSFLQKMCEEFEAEQHSGPSPAWTEASSVSTQLSRHSVLMDEPDVCCALPGYSALEGPHPSRQNRPPTAETTPFPQVPENPVTRFLEKKVFPVLVPGLEALLREAQKNGCFKRKITAFNPCDFLTEWLYNHNPRRSGQEPVSFHDIPFVKDWLGMHPRPPTPLFLRLTECEAALLIQAFWRGYKIRAQPDVQEMRQWQKKLRETRDIGKTVKQFWAKQERRVGSAMTDLPESPQPGNNVSIQVVSPTPQSTAVHTPTTHMSPQPGSPSLLGTHNLSYPGGTW